A window of Procambarus clarkii isolate CNS0578487 chromosome 93, FALCON_Pclarkii_2.0, whole genome shotgun sequence genomic DNA:
acacaagacagaacaggaggtggcattaatagggtattaatttcatcaacacaagacagaacacgaaacaatgggtattgaaatggaagtgattgtagaaagcctattggtccatatttcttgatgcttctatattggagctgagtcttgaggtgggtagaatatagttgtgcattaattggctgttgattgctggtgttgacttcttaatgtgtagtgcctcgcaaacgtcaagccgcctgctatcgctgtatctatcgatgatttctgtgttgtttactaggatttctctggcgatggtttggttgtaggaagagattatatgttccttaatggagccctgttgtttatgcatcgttaaacgcctagaaagagatgttgttgtcttgcctatatactgggttttttggagcttacagtccccaagtgggcatttgaaggcatagacgacgttggtctcttttaaagcgttctgatttgtgtctggagagtttctcatgagtaggctgaacgtttttctggttttatagtaaatcgtaatTGAATCTTCTGTAattgaatcgaggcaattacagaagcaccatactgtcccccgagctcaaagcggcagctaaaagccttcgtgagaacaaggagatagttgtcaggagaggtgacaagtcgccaatatatgtcattcttaaaaaagacgaatatctggcgaaaatgaacctcatactctctgaccaaactaagttccaaagggtaacgaaggacactacagccgaattgaaagcaaaggccaACAAActgatcaaaactgtgaacgccaagaaatccggactccacctgccaaagatcattggggaatataaacctggatatgcgtatggaaatgtcaagacacacaagcctggaaacccacttcggccaatcattagccagatacccacacccacgtacagactggcgaagcgactcaacggcctgctgactccttattttccttgcgctttcagcctgaagtctccaaaggaatttgttgacttactgcggggcacacgggccacagggataagagcctccttggacgtagaatcgctgtttaccaacgtacctgtggacgagacaatcgggatgatagccgacagagtgtatcgtgatccagcctgtactcctcttgatatacccgagaatattctaaggaaactactccaagcttgtactaaagaggcacccttcttgagcccggatgggcacatgtataagcaagtagatggggtcgccatgggttctcccctaggtgtcctgtttgcaaacttctacatgggtaccatcgagcaaaaagtcttagtcgacatgaacttgaaaccggccatatactgcaggtaggttgacgacatttttacacaggtacctgatgtcagacatctgcaggagctgaaggaggcatttgagcagagttccgtgctgcgtttcacttacgagatggaaaaggatgggaagctgccctttctagatgtaacagtcatggaaaagagcggaggtttccacactgcaatctacactaaggaaacgaacataggaatgtgcctaaatgccaacagcgactgcccagacaggtacaagaggagtgttgttaacgcatatgtcgaccgtgctctaagccacagctcagaatggaagcaagtcgacgaagaactctgtagggtaaggcaggtcctagtcaacaacggcttctccaatggtttcgtcgaagacatcataagaaggaaagtgaaacgccatgcaacctctgaagagacaactaacacaatacctataccccctattagactattttacaggaacttcttttccacagctcataaaacagaggaaagggtcctgaaagatattgttaatagaaacgttatccctacagacaaaaatcagaggatacaactgacgatttactataaaaccagaaaaacggccagcctactcatgagaaactctctagacacaaagcagaacgctttaaaagagaccaacgtcgtctatgccttcaaatgcccacttggggactgtaagctccaaaaaacccagtatataggcaagacaacaacatctctttccaggcgtttaacgatgcataaacaacagggctccattaaggaacatataatctcttcccacaaccaaaccatcgccagagaaatcctagtaaacaacacagaaatcatcgatagatacagcgatagcaggcggcttgacgtttgcgaggcactacacattaagaagtcaacaccagcaatcaacagccaattaatgcacaactatattctacccacctcaagactccgctccaatatagaagcatcaagaaatatggaccaataggctttctacaatcacttccatttcaatacccattgtttcgtgttctgtcttgtgttgatgaaattaataccctattaatgccacctcttgttctgtcttgtgttgatgaaattaataccctattaatgccacctcactcaaatgtagatataaacaaaatcggtgatgcgtaagttctattcagttgtgtatttgtaaactaaagtctttgaaaatgtaataagttttacgaaacgtgctcgtgtcgcgtcagactagaaataaaaatgaattttggagaattgatttttgaattacctccaacagtgaaaagaaatgtacgaaagattgagaaaattcgtgttagaattattaatcttactttttcggtcatatataataatatatatctacaggaaagactgctaccaaaatatactaatatatatatatatatatatatatatatatatatatatatatatatatatatatatatatatatatatatatatatatatatatatatatatatatatatatattaaatatgaccgaaaaagtaagattaataattctaacacgaattttctctgtctttctctatctgaaactaacaacgttatatggaggacctatggcaattccacgaccaagagatggcttcttgaaccttgcaggaattaacctcacttaggaccaagtcactctcctaaatctgggtataaactgtctcgttatgtccagaccgagtaagatggcccggaaagtggagttggaaattctgttggacgacatattcgacctcgagacacaaaagaaggtcactaccaaagataccttacaagcagaacttattgcggaaggaggaaagaatcgaggcaattacagaagcaccatactgtcccccgagctcaaagcggcagctaaaagccttcgtgagaacaaggagatagttgtcaggaaaggtgacaagtcgccaatatacgtcattctttaaaaagacgaatatctggcaaaaatgaacctcatactctctgaccaaactaaatttcaaagggtaacgaaggacactacagccgaattgaaagcaaaggtcaacaaactgatcgaaactgtgaatgccaagaaatccggactcctgccaaagattattggggaatataaacctggatatgcgtatggaaatgtcaagacacacaagcctggaaacccacttcggccaatcattagccagatacccacacccacgtacagactggcgaagcgactcaatggcctgctgactccttatgtcccttgcgccttcagcctgaagtcaccaaaggaatttgttgacttactgcggggcacacaggccacagggataagagcctcgttggacgtagaatcactgttcaccaacgaacctgtggacgagacaatcgggatgatagccgacagagtgtatcgtgatccagcctgtactcctcttgacgtaccagaaaatatcctaaggaaactactccaagcttgtactaaagaggcacccttcttgagcccggatgggcacatgtataagcaagtagatggggtcgccatgggttctcccctaggtgtgctgtttgcaaacttctacatgggtaccatcgagcaaaaagtcttagtcgacatgaacttgaaaccggccatatactgcaggtatgttgacgacatttttacacaggtacctgatgtcagacatctgcatgaGCTGAAGGAGGGATTTGAgcaggagttccgtgctgcgtttcacttacgagatggaaaaggatgggaagctgccctttctagatgtaacagtcatggaaaagagcggaggtttccacactgcagtctacactaaggaaacgaacataggaatgtgcctaaatgccaacagcgactgcccagacaggtacaagaggagtgttgttaacgcatatgtcgaccgtgctctcagccacagctcagaatggaagcaagtcgacgaagaactctgtagggtaaggcaggtcctagtcaacaacggcttctccaatggtttcgtcgaagacatcataagaaggaaagtgaaacgccatgcaacctctgaagagacaactaacacaacacctatacccgctattagactattttacaggaaattcttttccacagctcataaaacggagtaaagggtcctgaaagatagtgttaatagaaacgttatccctacagacaaaaatcagaggatacaactgacgatttactataaaaccagaaaaacggccagcctactcatgagaaactctccagacacaaagcagaacgctttaaaagagaccaacgtcgtctatgccttcaaatgccctcttggggactgtaagctccaaaaaacccagtatataggcaagacaacaacatctctttctaggcgtttaacgatgcataagcaacagggctccattaaggaacatataatctcttcccacaaccaaaccatcgccagagaaatcctagtaaaggacacagaaatcattgatagatacagcgatagcaggcggcttgacgtttgcgaggcactacacattaagaagtcaacaccagcaatcaacagccaattaatgcacaactatattctacccacctcaagactccgctccaatatagaagcatcaagaaataaggacccaataggctttctacaatcacttctattcaatacccattgtttcgtgttctgtcttgtgttgatgaatttaataccctattaaataccacctcaccccatccacctcactcaaatgtagatataaacaaatcggagatgtgtaagttctattcagttgtgtatgtgtaagctaaagtcttcaaaaatgtaataagttttacgaaacgcgctcaagtgtcgcgtcagactagaaataaaaatgaattttggagaattgatttttgaattaccaccaacagtgaaaagaaatgtacgaaagatagagaaaattcgtgatagaattattaatcttactttttcggtcatatttaataatatatgtctacaggaaagactgctaccaaaatatactaatatatatatatatatatatatatatatatatatatatatatatatatatatatatatatatatatatatatatatatatatatatatatatattatatatatatatatatatatatatatatatatatatatataatatatatatatatattatatatatatatatatatatatatatatatatatatatatatatatatatatatataatatatatatatatatatatatatatatatattatatatatatatatatatatatatatatatatatatatatattatatatatatatatatatatatatatattatatatatatatatatatatatatatatatatatatataatatatatatatatatatatatatatatatatatatatatatatatatatatatatatatatatatatatatatatatatatatatatatatatatatatatatatatatatatatatatatatatatatatatatatatatatatatatatatatatatatgtatatatacaatgtcagaggtgaggcatgtatatagtaggtatataaaaacacgcgcctcttcgaatgcaacattgtgtcaaaattccaaggcaatctgtaaagaggtttcaaagatttccctcacatgaaaaactatTAAAAAATCATGTCATGTGAGTTGTcatgtcacagacatgacatctatcaacccgttctcgctcttgcgtatagtcaatattggcttatttaataagtgcatatgtgacatactaattgattgtaaatattttagttttccttGAAATGCTTCATAGAAAACTCCGACCTCACCtaatcttcttagtatgttaaggtgagcatcttattgcttcttaattgcaattattacttaacctataccgttgattaaGTAATAATTTGAAATAAGAAGCAattagatgcttatcttaacatactaagaaggttaggtgaggtcggagttttctatgaagcttttcaagataaactaaaatatttacaatgaattagtatgtcacatatgctcttattaaataagccaatattgactgtacgcaagcgcgagaacgggttgcatctatatagtatgtatataaaaacctgctcgtttgcgaatggaacgttgtgtgaaaatttcaaagcaatcagtgaagaactttcggagattagtgattttgaacaaacgaatatttacatttttatttatatagatatatacatataatattttaAGAACTTATTGTTCTGTGTTGTTTTGGAATATGTTTATGATAAGTCAAACAACCCATTATGATTTTAACAATTATCAAGCACGGCAAATTTATGAGTAGCAAATCCTCTTCCTCCAGATAGTGATGCTGACCAACTTTCCCAAATCATCCAAACACCCCAACATAACCGAGATAACCCACGACCTTCCATACTTCAAGTTTGAGAACATTGACATGTTCGGAGCTGCAAGTAAcgttatgaatatatttacaaagTTGTCGTTCGTGGCCAGGGAAATGTATCACGTGCCGGCTGTGAAGGAGCTCTACCAGAGAAGGAAGGAATTCGATCTCATGGTCGTAAATGCTATGTTCAACGAGGTGAGAGCTCGTTCCTGGAACTTGATGTTCCATGACATTTGTCATATTTAATATTGACTTATAAAAATGGTATGCATAATAATATTTCCTGAGGCTCCAGGATAATACACATAATAGTACAATTTAATGAAGCATaggttaattaaaatatatagaaAACTCTTGTTTTAGCTTGCGGTTTTGCTTAAGCTCTATCGACCATGAAGGTTATTAAGACCAACAATCAGCTTATTGAATGACCAACAGTTACCGTAGACTTCATTCTTGAAAACAGTACAGGGCTAAAGTAAATTATTATTGTACATACACCGAGAAACGGTATACACCTTCGGTGTGTACCGTTTATCGATGTATATTAATCAGTGAATACTGACATCATAAATGACTATTGGTTTACTCTCCCTGCAGTTGTTCAACCACTTTAACTAGTTGATacagcgacattcttgtacatcgGCGCTCGATCTCTGATGAACTgaatggttgggcatcattccttccctcaGTCTTATCTCAGATCCTTGTCGTCATATTTTTCTAAGTTCTCTATAAGCGTAATGACTTAGCGCTTTCTTATGATTCTCTGCTTTTTGTCTCCCTACAGGTGGCCTACCCATTTGTGCACAACGTGtcattcatcactctcttcacatCGGCGAGAAACCATCGCGTCAGCGCCGTCCTGGGCAACGTCCTCAACCCAGCCTACGTCCCCTTCATGGATAACTTTCACTTCCCTGCATCGGTCTGGCAGCGGCTCCTCAACACAGTTCATCACATATCATATCCTTTTTATTGGCGGATCTGGTCTATAGTGCCGACAGTGCAGAAAGAAGTGAGTCAGTTTCAGTGGCAAATGGAATCTCAATAAATATTAGTGATGGAGCAAAGTTGAAAATAATCAGAGATATACTTGAAGGATAATGCATACTTACTGTCAAAAAACTATTTTCCTCTGATTTTGTAATTGTGCAATCAAATTTATTAACACATAACAGGTTTATAACTTAGTGCACTGCAGAGTTGCCAGATAGCCTACATAAAAGAAATTTCATGACTCTTTGGTGAGGGTCGGAACTATTCCTCAGATCTCTGCGCAGTTCCCGGAGTTGCCACCGCTGTTGGACCTGGAGAGGAACATGAGTCTGACGTTGATCAACGGCCACTTTAGTACTGATATACCACTGCCCCTCCTGCCCTCACAGGTGGAGGTGGGCGGCATGCACTGCCGACCCGCCAGCCCTCTGCCTCAGGTGAGTTGTCCTGTCCTCACAGGTGGAGGTGGGCGGAATTCACTGTCGACCCGCCAGCCCTCTGCCCCAGGTGAGTTGTCCTGCCCTCACTGGTGGAGGTGGTCGGAATTCACTGTCGACCCGCCAGCCCTCTGCCCCAGGTGAGTTGTCCTGCCCTCACTGGTAGAGGTGGTCGGAATTCACTGTCGACCCGCCAGCCCTCTGCCCCAGGTGAGTTGTCCTGCCCTCACTGGTGGAGGTGGGCGGAATTCACTGTCGACCCGCCAGCCCTCTGCTCCAGGTGAGTTATCCTGCCCTCACTGGTGGAGGTGGGCGGAATTCACTGTCGACCCGCCAGCCCTCTGCTCCAGGTGAGTTATCCTGCCCTCACTGGTGGAGGTGGGCGGAATTCACTGTCGACCCGCCAGCCCTCTGCCCCAGGTGAGCTGTCCTGCCCTCACTGGTGGGGATGGTCGGAATTCACTATCGACCCACCAGCCCTCTGCCCCAGGTGAGTTGTCCTGCCTTcactggtggaggtgggtggaATTCACTGTCGACCCGCAAGTCAACACTCGTGACTCGGGAACTCTCATGAGAAGATAGAGGATGAAAACTAACCCATGGGGAGGACTTGATATCACTCAGTATCCCATGCTAAGAAAATAGGTTGTCAAGATGTAGTGTGGAGGAAAACTGTTACAAGTACAGGACGACAAGCtattggtgtggacctggtgtgtaTCTAGGGTTTTGTGAATATTCACATATAGATATATGTGTATATTCACAAATTTAATTCCGTTAAATAACCACCAGATAGTTGTTCACGTTGTTAGTTAGTCACGCAGCTCTTTACAAGGATACAAATCTGCACACAGGATGATTTATCAATCTTGCTAGCCATGCCCAACTAATCTTAGCCTAGCTCAAACCAATACACTGAGCCTATCACAGTCTAACCGAAGCTAAAACATTCTAACCTAACAATACGTTAGTGAGTAAGATGTGTACATACCCACTTTACAGGATCTGGAATCGTGGATCATAGGAGCGGGGTCTGCTGGCGTTGTCTACTTTAGCTTGGGCTCGGTTGCGCGTGGAACCTCCGTGCCAGTCAAGTATCGCGACTTCTTAATCGAGGCTTTCCGCAGGCTGCCCCAGCGTGTCCTCTGGAAACATGAGGAAGAGCTGGAGAACCTCCCTGACAACGTGATGATCAACAAGTGGCTTCCCCAGCAGGATATTCTTGGTGAGGTTATTTATAAGTGAACGGTGGACGTTAGACCAAAATGTCTGTGTAACATATGCCTATGCTCTATCAAAAAGTCAGAATaagaaatacaaaaataaaagtaTCACTGTTAGCACACATACTGCCTTCAGGCAACATAGTTACAAACTGATCCACTAATAGAGAAATACAAGAGATTATTAGTTTGACAAATTAGTTTTTTTTATCATCATCTGCATTTTATTACCACTAATTCACTTTAATGATTAAAACCCTATCATCTGCTGCCCACCACAACATGAAGGTGTTCATCACGCACTGAGGCCTCCTCAGCCTTCAGGGGGCCGTCTACCACGCCACTCCTCTGCCCATAATAATCTTGATGTCCATGTTTTGgagaagaggaaagaataataaaAGAAAAATCAAGAAGTCAAAACCACAACccttaaccaaaacatagacatcAACATATACTATAAAAAAAATTGCGACCTCCTCTTTAAAACAGCCAGGAGCCAATCGAGAACCCTATGCAGTTGGCAATGTGGTATATATGTACCCCTGCCCCCATTAAGGATG
This region includes:
- the LOC138359782 gene encoding UDP-glycosyltransferase UGT5-like; this encodes MKLTILLCLILVVLTRGSSGLLGPPERSYKILMLLPVATKSHGNVFFPLAEALADRGHEIVMLTNFPKSSKHPNITEITHDLPYFKFENIDMFGAASNVMNIFTKLSFVAREMYHVPAVKELYQRRKEFDLMVVNAMFNEVAYPFVHNVSFITLFTSARNHRVSAVLGNVLNPAYVPFMDNFHFPASVWQRLLNTVHHISYPFYWRIWSIVPTVQKEISAQFPELPPLLDLERNMSLTLINGHFSTDIPLPLLPSQVEVGGMHCRPASPLPQDLESWIIGAGSAGVVYFSLGSVARGTSVPVKYRDFLIEAFRRLPQRVLWKHEEELENLPDNVMINKWLPQQDILAHHNVKVFISHCGFLSLQEAIYHATPLLALPIYSDQPRNAKLMRDAGLGLMLVWEELTVDLIVDALTDIINDPKYKENVIRKSVRMRDQATSPRERAVFWTEYVIRHRGAPQLRSPAAQLSWVEFLMLDVLLLLLLALSLLLFILHRIFRIVTAILFSGDGRKKKSD